A stretch of Bradyrhizobium sp. AZCC 2262 DNA encodes these proteins:
- a CDS encoding nuclear transport factor 2 family protein, protein MHDVEANKKLVLAYYETAFRGDPERAARDYAGETYIQHNPRVADGTEGFIAFVRGLLNSFPDMKLMIKRVIAEGDLVVTHAHIIKIPGEPGLAVVDIFRVESGKVVEHWDVVEAVPSTALNSNGMV, encoded by the coding sequence ATGCATGACGTAGAAGCCAATAAGAAACTCGTGCTAGCCTACTATGAGACGGCGTTTCGAGGCGACCCTGAGCGAGCCGCAAGAGATTACGCGGGAGAGACTTACATTCAGCACAACCCACGCGTAGCCGACGGCACCGAAGGATTTATCGCGTTCGTACGCGGTCTATTGAATTCCTTTCCGGATATGAAGTTGATGATCAAGCGTGTCATCGCGGAAGGCGATCTGGTGGTAACACATGCCCACATCATCAAGATTCCAGGAGAGCCCGGCTTGGCTGTCGTCGATATTTTTAGGGTCGAAAGCGGTAAAGTAGTCGAGCACTGGGACGTTGTTGAAGCTGTGCCGTCCACAGCGCTGAATTCTAACGGAATGGTTTGA
- a CDS encoding RidA family protein produces MSNQVGIHFYQKAGRFSLMSTTNPNRLRYSPARSVPLGTSGELLFLSGILCVDEDARDNIELQTRRIFDRIAGVPANHGASLSDVVKTTSYLADLADYDGFNRARVETFMDCKEPPASTAIGAGSLLGSGTRVEIEVVAFVPPR; encoded by the coding sequence ATGTCCAATCAAGTCGGGATACATTTCTATCAAAAAGCAGGAAGGTTCAGTCTCATGTCGACAACAAACCCAAATAGACTGCGATATTCACCGGCCCGCAGCGTCCCGCTTGGGACAAGTGGAGAACTGTTGTTCTTGTCGGGAATCCTCTGCGTCGACGAGGACGCGCGCGACAATATCGAATTGCAGACCCGTCGCATCTTTGACCGTATCGCTGGCGTGCCGGCAAATCACGGCGCTTCCCTGTCGGACGTCGTGAAGACGACATCCTATCTAGCCGACTTGGCCGATTATGATGGCTTCAACCGAGCGCGCGTCGAAACGTTCATGGACTGCAAAGAGCCGCCGGCCAGCACGGCCATCGGAGCCGGGTCACTACTTGGCTCTGGTACGCGAGTGGAGATCGAGGTCGTGGCCTTCGTGCCTCCGCGCTAG
- a CDS encoding DoxX family protein gives MLSILLAVVLVRAGWLNPVAPDFIRAEFKAWGYSDSLRKTVGALEWISAAALLMPPLRMIGCAVAIAITLGVLVTLSRQREFMRLEYPVVLMALVLLVVVDSLITRV, from the coding sequence GTGCTTTCCATCCTGCTCGCCGTCGTTTTGGTTCGGGCAGGATGGCTCAATCCTGTAGCGCCGGATTTCATTCGCGCGGAATTTAAGGCATGGGGATATTCCGATAGCTTGCGCAAAACGGTTGGAGCGCTCGAATGGATTTCGGCCGCTGCGCTTCTGATGCCGCCGTTGCGAATGATCGGTTGTGCGGTCGCCATCGCGATCACGCTGGGTGTGCTCGTTACCCTGTCGCGGCAGCGTGAGTTCATGCGGCTTGAATATCCGGTGGTGCTGATGGCTCTGGTTCTGCTCGTCGTCGTCGACTCGTTGATAACGCGCGTGTAG
- a CDS encoding RidA family protein, producing MTRRPAFATSPSNPDIKEIQTLPERKIDMPYAPAIRIESPCGLLFISGATPSPLYHKHPHVLAEHEHPNSIIDQTRRAMETIKTILDHEGLTWTDVVKVTKYLTDIRDQDGMVTVLKEYFGAWTPASTTICINQLSTPGARVELDMIAALPRAG from the coding sequence ATGACGAGACGACCTGCTTTCGCAACTTCACCTTCAAACCCGGATATCAAGGAGATTCAGACGCTCCCCGAGCGCAAGATCGATATGCCCTATGCGCCGGCGATCCGTATCGAAAGCCCTTGCGGATTGTTGTTCATCTCGGGGGCGACGCCGTCGCCGCTCTATCACAAGCACCCGCATGTGCTGGCCGAGCACGAGCATCCCAACTCCATCATTGACCAGACTCGTCGCGCCATGGAGACGATCAAGACCATTCTCGATCACGAGGGCCTGACCTGGACCGATGTCGTGAAGGTAACGAAATATCTCACCGATATCCGCGATCAGGATGGAATGGTGACGGTGCTCAAGGAATATTTCGGAGCCTGGACTCCGGCAAGCACGACGATCTGCATCAACCAATTGTCGACACCAGGCGCACGGGTCGAGCTTGATATGATCGCTGCACTTCCAAGGGCTGGCTAG
- a CDS encoding sugar ABC transporter ATP-binding protein, translating into MADAVTHSAQPLLRLIGISKSFPGVQALKGVSLEIQSGEVHVILGQNGAGKSSLIKVLCGAYLANEGTIECEGRSVAIRGPADANAIGVSVIFQEFSLAPFLDIAQNMFLGRERAFVKGGMIDKAAMHAAARDVLAQLGLQYDTRTFAGELGVAQQQMVEIAKALSQNARILVMDEPTAAISDRESDRLFEVIARLKQRGVAIVYISHRMKEVVTLGDRITVMRDGSVVATYLRNEVTPDAMVRAMIGRSLEGLERRKPVAAGTSALTVTDLRTAKLANISLEVRAGEVVGLAGLVGSGRTEVVRAVFGADPVLAGTIKLGGTDFMQRPDRSTRAGLALLPEDRKREGLALSLAVGQNATAAAMWRLFRRGWFAPAKAERICRELIARLNIATPGSGQVVRNLSGGNQQKVVLGKWLAAGSRVFMLDEPTRGVDVGAKTEIYRLIDDLVKDGAAVLMISSELPELIHLCDRAYVMRDYRIVGHLVREELSEKAILDLAVHQ; encoded by the coding sequence ATGGCAGATGCGGTAACCCACAGCGCGCAGCCGTTGCTGCGCCTGATCGGCATCAGCAAGTCATTTCCTGGCGTGCAAGCGCTGAAGGGGGTTTCGCTCGAGATCCAGTCCGGCGAGGTGCACGTCATCCTTGGACAGAACGGAGCTGGCAAGTCGTCCCTCATCAAGGTGTTATGCGGCGCCTATCTCGCCAACGAAGGCACGATTGAGTGCGAAGGTCGCAGCGTCGCGATCCGCGGCCCTGCCGACGCCAATGCGATCGGCGTCTCTGTCATCTTCCAGGAGTTCTCACTCGCACCGTTCCTCGACATTGCGCAAAACATGTTTCTCGGCCGCGAACGCGCTTTTGTGAAGGGCGGTATGATCGACAAGGCGGCAATGCATGCCGCCGCACGCGACGTTCTTGCGCAGCTCGGCTTGCAATACGACACCCGAACTTTCGCCGGCGAGCTCGGCGTGGCGCAACAGCAGATGGTCGAGATCGCCAAGGCGCTGTCGCAAAACGCTAGAATCCTGGTGATGGACGAGCCGACCGCAGCGATTTCCGATCGGGAATCCGACCGGCTGTTCGAAGTCATTGCCAGACTTAAGCAACGCGGCGTGGCCATCGTTTACATCTCACATCGAATGAAGGAAGTCGTCACTTTGGGAGACCGCATCACCGTGATGCGGGACGGTTCCGTGGTGGCAACCTATCTCCGCAACGAGGTGACCCCGGACGCGATGGTCCGCGCCATGATCGGACGGTCGCTCGAGGGCCTGGAACGGCGCAAGCCCGTTGCCGCTGGGACGTCGGCACTGACCGTGACCGACCTGCGGACTGCAAAACTCGCAAACATCTCGCTCGAGGTGCGCGCCGGCGAAGTTGTGGGCCTGGCAGGCCTGGTCGGCTCCGGTCGCACCGAAGTCGTGCGCGCCGTCTTTGGCGCTGATCCCGTCCTGGCAGGAACAATTAAGCTCGGCGGCACAGACTTCATGCAGCGTCCGGATCGCAGCACTCGAGCCGGTCTCGCGCTCTTGCCGGAAGACCGCAAGCGCGAAGGCTTGGCGCTGTCACTAGCGGTTGGCCAAAACGCGACAGCAGCGGCAATGTGGCGACTATTTCGGCGCGGCTGGTTCGCACCGGCGAAAGCAGAACGCATCTGCCGGGAACTGATTGCCCGATTGAACATCGCAACACCCGGCTCCGGGCAGGTCGTGCGCAATCTCAGCGGCGGCAACCAGCAGAAGGTCGTGCTTGGAAAGTGGCTCGCGGCCGGATCCCGTGTGTTCATGCTGGACGAGCCGACACGCGGCGTCGACGTCGGCGCAAAGACCGAAATATACCGGCTGATTGATGATCTGGTGAAAGACGGAGCTGCTGTACTGATGATCAGCTCCGAGCTGCCCGAGCTGATTCACCTGTGCGATCGCGCCTACGTCATGCGCGACTATCGTATCGTCGGGCATCTCGTCCGCGAAGAGCTGTCGGAAAAAGCGATTCTCGACCTGGCGGTGCACCAATGA
- a CDS encoding ABC transporter permease → MTYHIADENKIGPGALLRRTPGVTFILVGMIVLFTVGNPRFLSGANLTNVGLQASLLLMLALPMTLIILTAGLDLSVGALLGLCGVVIAALLVAGWSLPASIGAAMAVGLMVGAVNGFLIAHLGLPAFVVTLGTMGLCEGLSLVITNGDPIGNFTPALETFYRSTIVSVPVPVLASIGLYGLLWLVLYRTRFGNYVFAIGGNKDALHLAGINANLVHMGVYLLCSATVALSALLLLGRTNSAHPSVAVGMEFEAIAAVVLGGTSFEKGQGWLFGTVLGVLAISVLRNGLNVLSVQPALQVVCVGLLLIAALLIDRNRKRPSRGMA, encoded by the coding sequence ATGACTTATCATATTGCCGATGAAAACAAGATCGGACCAGGCGCGCTATTGCGGCGAACGCCCGGCGTAACCTTCATCCTTGTCGGCATGATCGTGCTTTTCACGGTCGGGAATCCGCGGTTCCTGTCTGGCGCCAATCTGACAAATGTCGGCCTGCAGGCATCGCTGTTGTTGATGCTGGCATTGCCGATGACACTCATCATTCTCACCGCGGGCCTGGACCTTTCGGTGGGAGCATTGCTCGGCCTATGTGGCGTCGTGATTGCAGCGTTGCTCGTCGCGGGATGGAGCCTGCCGGCCTCCATTGGAGCTGCGATGGCGGTCGGGCTCATGGTCGGCGCAGTCAACGGATTCTTGATCGCCCATCTCGGGTTGCCGGCGTTCGTAGTCACGCTCGGTACTATGGGATTATGCGAAGGACTGTCCCTTGTCATTACCAACGGAGATCCGATCGGTAATTTCACGCCGGCACTCGAAACTTTCTACCGCTCCACAATAGTTTCGGTACCTGTTCCGGTACTGGCGTCAATTGGGCTCTATGGCCTGCTCTGGCTGGTGCTCTATCGCACGCGCTTCGGCAACTATGTTTTTGCCATCGGCGGCAACAAGGATGCGCTGCATCTCGCCGGCATCAACGCCAATCTCGTTCATATGGGCGTCTATCTGCTTTGCAGTGCGACGGTCGCACTGTCGGCCCTGCTGCTGTTGGGACGAACAAATTCAGCGCATCCGTCAGTTGCTGTCGGAATGGAGTTCGAGGCAATCGCCGCAGTGGTCCTCGGCGGCACTTCATTCGAGAAAGGCCAAGGCTGGCTATTCGGGACCGTCCTCGGCGTGCTGGCGATTTCTGTGCTCCGCAACGGCCTGAATGTTCTCTCTGTGCAGCCCGCGCTGCAAGTCGTCTGCGTCGGGTTGCTTCTCATTGCCGCGCTGCTGATCGATCGCAACCGGAAGAGGCCTTCAAGAGGCATGGCATGA
- a CDS encoding ABC transporter permease, with product MTTMEAPALTSHPRQSLAPGTLAIIVRVGLIIGIGLMMASVSPGFVSADNFLNILRQASLLFLVASGLTLVIIGGGLDLSIGANLTLCACLAAAAIKSIGQPAAGIAVALGCGAVVGLANGVLINRVKIPAFLATFGMLWVAQGIAYWFMAGQVIYGFSPAFRFFGSGFWFGVPVPIWVMLVTGACGLIFLSRTTFGREVYIMGANEAAAVLSGIPVARHRVFLYVMSGLMAGLSALIYVARLNAAEPGIGEPLLLPAIAAVLVGGTSLSGGSGGLFGTLLGAIILTLIVNALNLLNVSASWHPFVTGTIVLLAMLADAVVNRGMRK from the coding sequence ATGACGACAATGGAAGCCCCTGCCCTGACATCCCATCCGCGACAATCCCTGGCACCAGGCACCCTCGCGATCATCGTGCGGGTTGGCTTGATCATCGGTATCGGTCTGATGATGGCGAGCGTTAGTCCAGGCTTTGTATCCGCTGATAATTTCCTCAACATTCTGCGGCAAGCCAGTCTTCTATTCCTGGTGGCGTCCGGTCTGACGCTGGTGATTATCGGTGGCGGCCTCGACCTGTCGATCGGCGCCAACCTCACTCTGTGTGCTTGCCTCGCTGCCGCCGCGATCAAGAGCATCGGACAGCCGGCTGCAGGTATCGCCGTCGCACTCGGCTGCGGCGCTGTGGTCGGGCTTGCCAATGGAGTTTTGATCAATCGCGTGAAGATTCCAGCCTTCCTCGCCACCTTCGGTATGCTGTGGGTAGCGCAGGGAATTGCCTATTGGTTTATGGCAGGCCAGGTCATTTACGGATTCTCGCCGGCCTTCCGCTTCTTCGGCAGTGGATTCTGGTTCGGCGTTCCAGTTCCGATCTGGGTGATGCTGGTGACAGGCGCCTGTGGCCTGATCTTCCTGTCGCGGACGACGTTTGGCCGCGAAGTCTACATCATGGGTGCCAATGAAGCAGCCGCGGTGCTGTCTGGTATCCCGGTCGCCCGTCACCGTGTCTTTCTATACGTGATGAGTGGCCTGATGGCGGGACTGTCGGCACTCATCTATGTCGCCCGCCTCAACGCCGCCGAGCCCGGCATTGGCGAACCCTTGCTGCTGCCGGCGATCGCTGCGGTGCTGGTCGGCGGTACCTCGCTGTCAGGAGGAAGCGGCGGTCTGTTCGGGACGCTGCTGGGCGCAATCATTCTCACCCTTATCGTCAACGCATTGAACCTCCTGAACGTGAGCGCCAGCTGGCACCCGTTCGTTACCGGCACCATCGTACTATTGGCGATGCTTGCGGATGCGGTGGTCAACCGCGGTATGCGGAAATGA
- a CDS encoding sugar ABC transporter substrate-binding protein, whose product MTNRSVRNIWILSAAMGLTFYGLAASPALAAGEIIAAFTKNQVDPHFEDVRAGVEQMAKKMNATVRQYVPTKPNNITEGMSQLEDVGVTKPSLVLFMPIDPKAQLPTIKRLIDAKTPVLNYNDRAGDAPYLAFVGEDDYKLGYDIAKTLFDHLGGKGKIVILEGIKGSNTGDERKRGFDAALKEYPNIKLLASQPANFQRLLGLQVMENLIQQFNDIDGVIAAADASALGAAEALKSAGRGNVPVVSINGVPEAVEAVKTGSLLAIAEFNGFKIGCVATEIGLKAIRGEPVPKQVVIPAAIITKSNHAEWLVPYPERTCPAAASYIGQ is encoded by the coding sequence ATGACGAATCGAAGTGTCAGAAATATCTGGATACTGTCTGCCGCAATGGGTCTGACATTCTACGGGCTTGCCGCCTCGCCCGCGCTTGCGGCCGGCGAGATCATCGCGGCCTTCACCAAGAACCAGGTCGACCCGCACTTCGAAGACGTTCGCGCCGGTGTCGAGCAGATGGCGAAGAAAATGAATGCGACGGTTCGGCAATACGTCCCCACGAAGCCTAACAACATCACCGAGGGTATGTCGCAGCTCGAAGACGTTGGTGTAACCAAGCCGAGCCTCGTCCTCTTCATGCCGATCGATCCGAAGGCCCAGCTGCCAACCATCAAGCGGTTAATTGACGCCAAAACACCGGTTCTCAATTACAACGACCGTGCGGGCGATGCACCCTATCTCGCATTTGTCGGCGAGGATGATTACAAACTGGGCTATGATATCGCCAAAACGCTGTTCGACCACCTCGGTGGCAAGGGCAAGATCGTAATCCTCGAGGGCATCAAGGGCTCCAACACCGGCGACGAACGCAAGCGCGGGTTCGATGCGGCACTCAAGGAGTATCCCAATATCAAGTTGCTGGCTTCGCAGCCCGCCAACTTCCAGCGCCTGCTCGGCCTGCAGGTGATGGAAAACCTGATCCAGCAGTTCAACGATATAGACGGCGTCATCGCTGCAGCAGATGCGTCCGCGCTCGGTGCGGCCGAGGCGCTGAAGTCTGCCGGGCGCGGCAACGTTCCCGTGGTTTCGATCAACGGCGTTCCTGAAGCCGTGGAGGCGGTCAAGACCGGCAGCTTGCTGGCGATCGCCGAGTTCAACGGCTTCAAGATCGGGTGCGTCGCAACCGAGATCGGTCTGAAGGCGATACGAGGCGAACCTGTACCCAAGCAGGTCGTCATCCCCGCCGCAATCATTACCAAGTCGAATCATGCCGAATGGCTGGTGCCTTATCCCGAGCGCACATGTCCCGCAGCGGCGAGTTATATCGGACAGTAA
- a CDS encoding LacI family DNA-binding transcriptional regulator, with the protein MAGPSKGKRPTLKDVAAHVGVHYSTVSRALDPTTAHRITDEVRSRILAAVAELNYRHNVAAATLRTHSSKTIGIIVPDITNSLFGPIIKGIDSISTQHGYVALIGDTDNSPEKEGKLISTFLSRGIEGLIVASALREDEVVSAVAHDGTPIVTVNSHVDDDTVSSVSYNVRPSIGALVKHLTELGHKRIAFISGPSSWSTAEERLAAYRYWIDRVKAVSADDLIVYSKEYREEEGARCAEELLRSGVPFTALMAANDLLAFGALKTLQRHGLQCPNDISVTGFNDIPMAERWSPPLTTVRVDPFQAGKAAAEILFADMKVSPEERLPKHVLLPASMVVRGSTAKVPSSQKLKTARSDERM; encoded by the coding sequence TTGGCAGGCCCTTCGAAAGGCAAACGGCCTACCCTCAAGGACGTGGCGGCGCATGTCGGCGTCCACTACTCCACTGTGTCACGTGCGCTCGACCCGACGACCGCACATCGGATTACGGACGAGGTCCGCTCGCGCATTCTTGCGGCCGTTGCTGAACTCAACTATCGCCACAACGTCGCGGCCGCTACGCTTCGTACCCATTCGAGCAAGACGATCGGAATCATCGTTCCCGACATCACAAACAGCCTGTTCGGCCCAATCATTAAAGGCATCGACAGCATTTCGACCCAGCACGGCTATGTCGCGTTAATCGGCGACACCGACAACAGCCCGGAAAAGGAAGGAAAGCTGATAAGCACCTTCCTTTCGCGCGGGATCGAAGGACTGATCGTTGCCAGCGCCCTGCGCGAAGACGAGGTTGTCTCGGCCGTCGCTCATGACGGTACGCCGATTGTTACGGTGAACAGTCATGTCGACGACGACACCGTATCGTCGGTCAGCTACAACGTGCGGCCAAGCATTGGCGCTCTGGTCAAGCACCTTACCGAATTGGGCCACAAACGCATCGCGTTCATCTCCGGCCCCTCGTCCTGGTCGACCGCTGAGGAACGGCTGGCCGCTTATCGATACTGGATCGACCGGGTCAAGGCAGTCAGCGCGGACGACCTGATTGTCTACAGCAAAGAGTACCGCGAAGAGGAAGGCGCACGCTGTGCCGAGGAGCTGCTGCGATCCGGTGTACCCTTTACGGCGTTGATGGCTGCCAATGACCTGTTGGCGTTTGGCGCCTTGAAGACACTGCAGCGGCACGGCCTTCAATGCCCGAATGATATCTCCGTCACTGGATTTAACGACATTCCCATGGCCGAACGGTGGTCGCCGCCGCTGACGACGGTGCGGGTCGACCCCTTCCAGGCGGGCAAGGCGGCGGCCGAGATCCTCTTCGCCGATATGAAGGTTAGTCCCGAGGAACGGCTCCCCAAGCATGTCCTCCTCCCGGCTTCCATGGTCGTTCGGGGTTCGACCGCAAAGGTGCCGTCGTCCCAAAAACTCAAAACAGCCCGATCCGACGAACGCATGTGA
- a CDS encoding hydrolase, translating to MKATAKPAKALLSPKDHALVMIDHQSQMAFNTKSIDVTNLRTNAGILAHTAKGFNVPTIISTISKDTFAGPLFDEITDAFPNAEVTDRTTSNAWEDENFIARINAIGKDRLVICGLWTSVCCNGPVLSALDQGYEVYVVTDACGDCTPEAHERAVERMIQAGARPLTALTYLLELQRDWARVETYDLTTGIAKKYGGAFGIGISYAKTMFGE from the coding sequence ATCAAAGCGACGGCAAAGCCCGCCAAGGCGCTGCTAAGCCCAAAGGATCATGCCCTGGTCATGATCGATCATCAGTCACAGATGGCATTCAACACCAAGTCGATCGACGTGACCAATCTGCGGACCAACGCCGGAATTCTCGCGCATACCGCAAAGGGGTTCAACGTCCCCACAATCATCTCGACAATTTCGAAAGACACCTTCGCGGGTCCGCTGTTCGATGAGATCACGGATGCCTTTCCGAACGCGGAGGTCACCGACCGCACAACGTCGAACGCGTGGGAGGACGAGAACTTCATCGCCCGCATCAACGCAATCGGCAAGGATCGCCTCGTGATCTGCGGTCTTTGGACTTCTGTGTGCTGCAACGGCCCGGTATTGTCCGCGCTTGACCAGGGCTACGAGGTTTATGTGGTGACCGACGCATGCGGCGACTGCACGCCGGAAGCCCACGAGCGGGCCGTTGAGCGCATGATCCAGGCCGGCGCGCGTCCGCTTACGGCACTGACCTACCTGCTCGAACTGCAGCGCGACTGGGCTCGCGTCGAGACCTATGATCTCACCACCGGCATCGCGAAGAAGTACGGCGGCGCATTTGGCATCGGCATCTCGTACGCCAAGACCATGTTCGGCGAATAG
- a CDS encoding quinone oxidoreductase family protein: MTEQDKIAVEADCVRLNVKAANAASIAPVMERRRMSRGPDDVLVEIKAAGVNPSDVKAATGLMPYAVFPRTPGRDFAGVVIDGPAEWIGKSVFGSSGDLGVRRDGTHASHLIVEAAALVEIPRGISMEEAAGIGVPFVTAIEGFRRTGMPGRDEHVLIFGINGKVGQAAAQLATWQGAKVIGVMRRDEGYQGHANAPIEMINSDATDIPERVRELTGGKGADIVFNTVGDPYFQAANRSLAKRGRQILIAAVDRIVQFNILEFYRGQHTYVGVDTLGFSSIESGDILRGALAGFAGGWLRPFPISDSAIYPLSEARTAYSAVIGSARDRIVLRPEG, encoded by the coding sequence ATGACGGAGCAGGACAAGATCGCGGTGGAAGCCGATTGCGTGCGGCTCAACGTGAAGGCAGCAAATGCAGCGTCGATCGCGCCGGTGATGGAGAGGCGCCGCATGTCGCGCGGACCTGACGACGTCCTGGTAGAGATCAAGGCCGCTGGCGTCAATCCGTCGGACGTCAAAGCGGCCACCGGCTTGATGCCCTATGCCGTATTTCCGCGCACGCCTGGCCGTGACTTCGCCGGCGTCGTGATTGATGGGCCTGCCGAATGGATCGGCAAGTCTGTGTTTGGCTCTTCCGGTGATCTCGGTGTCCGCAGGGACGGCACCCATGCATCGCATCTGATCGTGGAAGCCGCTGCGCTGGTCGAAATCCCGCGAGGGATCTCGATGGAAGAGGCCGCCGGCATAGGCGTGCCGTTCGTGACTGCGATCGAAGGTTTTCGCCGAACCGGAATGCCTGGCCGGGATGAGCACGTGCTGATTTTTGGTATCAATGGCAAGGTCGGGCAGGCGGCAGCTCAGCTCGCGACTTGGCAGGGTGCCAAGGTTATCGGCGTGATGCGAAGGGACGAGGGCTATCAGGGCCATGCCAATGCGCCGATCGAGATGATCAACTCGGACGCGACCGACATTCCGGAGCGGGTTCGGGAATTGACGGGCGGAAAAGGCGCCGACATCGTCTTCAATACGGTCGGCGACCCCTATTTTCAGGCGGCGAACCGCTCGCTTGCCAAGCGCGGCCGCCAGATACTGATTGCCGCCGTCGACAGGATTGTGCAATTCAACATTCTCGAATTCTATCGCGGTCAACATACCTATGTCGGTGTCGACACGCTCGGCTTTTCGTCGATAGAGAGTGGCGATATCCTGCGCGGTGCGCTGGCGGGATTTGCGGGTGGATGGCTCCGTCCGTTCCCGATTTCAGATTCGGCCATCTATCCCCTCAGCGAGGCGAGGACCGCTTACAGCGCGGTGATAGGCTCGGCACGCGACCGCATCGTCCTGCGGCCGGAAGGTTGA
- a CDS encoding 3-keto-5-aminohexanoate cleavage protein, translating into MRSPRDKVIITCAVTGNLTTPAQTPYLPISPEQIADACLGAAEAGAAIVHIHVRDPATGRPSMALEHYVAVVERIRAENPELILNITTGPGGRFVPSQYDPKIADEGTTLMVPEKRVEHITALRPDICTLDLNTMNSGNEVVINTPANVRRMAKVISEAGVKPEIELFDSGDIALMRDLLADGTLRGPVLCSFVLGVRYGFQPHPETVLYARDLLPMDAEFTAVGIGKAAFTAAGQSYLAGGHVRVGLEDAVYLSRGQLATSNAEMVTKARRIVEDLGGEIASFSEARQIVGLPVSPSAIRAA; encoded by the coding sequence ATGCGATCTCCCCGCGACAAGGTCATCATCACCTGCGCTGTCACCGGAAATCTCACGACGCCGGCGCAAACGCCATACCTGCCGATCAGCCCCGAACAGATTGCCGATGCCTGTCTCGGTGCTGCCGAGGCCGGCGCTGCCATCGTGCACATCCATGTGCGCGACCCCGCGACCGGTCGCCCTTCGATGGCACTCGAGCATTATGTCGCCGTTGTCGAACGGATCCGGGCTGAGAATCCAGAGCTGATTCTCAACATCACCACGGGCCCCGGTGGCCGTTTCGTTCCCTCGCAGTACGATCCGAAGATCGCAGATGAAGGAACCACATTGATGGTCCCGGAAAAGCGGGTCGAACACATTACCGCGTTACGCCCCGACATTTGTACGCTCGACCTCAACACCATGAACTCCGGGAATGAAGTCGTGATCAATACGCCGGCAAATGTACGGCGGATGGCCAAGGTGATCTCGGAGGCAGGCGTCAAGCCGGAAATCGAACTGTTCGATTCCGGGGATATCGCTTTGATGCGTGATCTTCTTGCGGATGGCACGCTTCGGGGGCCTGTGCTCTGCTCATTCGTCCTGGGTGTAAGATACGGCTTCCAGCCTCATCCGGAGACCGTGCTCTATGCGCGGGATCTGCTGCCGATGGACGCGGAATTTACAGCGGTCGGGATCGGGAAGGCGGCCTTCACCGCGGCTGGGCAATCCTATCTGGCCGGGGGCCACGTCCGCGTCGGCCTGGAAGACGCCGTCTATCTGTCGCGTGGCCAGCTAGCCACCTCCAATGCAGAAATGGTGACGAAAGCGCGTCGGATCGTCGAGGATCTCGGCGGCGAGATTGCGAGTTTCTCCGAGGCACGTCAGATCGTCGGGTTGCCGGTCTCGCCGTCCGCCATCCGCGCAGCCTAG
- a CDS encoding SDR family NAD(P)-dependent oxidoreductase, with the protein MVGGAGAIGASAARQFSSLGARIVISHRDDSREAAAAADVLATLTGEGHVALAADVAQTATLIALRQEIEARFGRLDVLVNAAGFTKPVPHANLEALDDELIDRMFAVNWRGQFAAIRTFAPLLKASGDGLIVSISSIAGSNGIGSSIAYCAAKAGIDVMTKSLARVLAPEVRVLAVAPGVVDSGFVPGRDADFNTRTAATTPLKRIASADDIASAILACATQLGFSTGTTFVVDGGRSL; encoded by the coding sequence GTGGTCGGCGGTGCCGGCGCCATCGGCGCTTCGGCCGCCCGGCAATTTTCGTCTCTTGGCGCTCGCATCGTTATCAGCCATCGGGATGATTCAAGGGAAGCTGCTGCCGCTGCCGACGTGCTGGCAACGCTGACTGGTGAGGGCCATGTTGCGCTCGCCGCGGATGTCGCTCAAACCGCAACCCTGATTGCACTCCGACAGGAAATCGAAGCACGATTCGGAAGATTGGACGTATTGGTCAATGCCGCAGGTTTCACCAAGCCGGTGCCACATGCCAATCTCGAAGCGCTCGACGATGAACTTATCGACCGGATGTTCGCTGTAAACTGGCGCGGGCAATTTGCTGCGATTCGCACCTTTGCGCCGCTGCTCAAGGCTTCGGGCGACGGTCTGATAGTATCGATCTCCTCCATTGCCGGTAGCAACGGCATCGGCTCGTCTATTGCTTATTGCGCGGCGAAGGCTGGCATCGACGTCATGACAAAGTCGCTGGCGCGGGTGCTCGCGCCGGAAGTGCGGGTGCTCGCAGTGGCGCCGGGTGTCGTCGACTCCGGCTTTGTTCCTGGCCGTGATGCCGATTTCAACACCAGGACCGCAGCGACAACACCACTGAAGCGGATCGCATCTGCTGACGACATTGCCTCCGCGATTCTCGCCTGTGCCACCCAACTCGGCTTTTCCACCGGAACGACCTTCGTGGTCGACGGCGGCCGCTCACTTTAA